The following proteins are encoded in a genomic region of Coffea eugenioides isolate CCC68of chromosome 6, Ceug_1.0, whole genome shotgun sequence:
- the LOC113775846 gene encoding organic cation/carnitine transporter 7-like, with the protein MGDPSSVHTVDEALSTIGFGNFQTVLLLYGALGWVAEAMELMILSFIGPVLQSEWGLSSSKESLISTVVFAGMLIGAYLWGHISDNWGRKKGFLGAAILSAGAGLLSAFSPNYITFVTCRFFAGIGLAAGYLFTSWFLEFVPTSNRGSWMMIFSSFWTVGTIFEASLAWFVLPRWGWRLLLVLSSVPYFLVLLFYKCVPESPRYLSAKGRLKEAHEILEKAAQLNRMKLPSDTLVSDQVQNLDEGLSLVEETQLLSSSQNELLEPRNRCRPPTLLSLFSQKYIRTTLLLWFLYFANTFSYYGVILLTSQLSSMTNKCGSITFLSVGSQDSRLYINVFLTSLAEVPGLVLAAFIVDRVGRKVSMVIMFTLGFILLFPLVAQQNGVLTTALLFGARMFVSATFEVACVYAPEVYPTDIRASAVGLTTSMGRIGGMLCPLVAVALVSDCHQTAAVFLILAMIFLSALSVAFLPFETGGRDLSESVHQPVVE; encoded by the exons ATGGGAGATCCAAGCTCTGTACATACAGTGGATGAAGCCCTTTCGACTATTGGTTTCGGAAATTTCCAGACGGTTTTGCTTCTTTATGGTGCACTTGGATGGGTTGCAGAAGCAATGGAATTGATGATTCTCTCCTTCATTGGACCTGTACTTCAGTCTGAATGGGGACTCTCTTCTAGTAAAGAAAGCCTCATATCAACAGTTGTTTTTGCTGGCATGTTGATTGGCGCATATTTGTGGGGTCATATATCAGACAACTGGGGAAGAAA GAAGGGATTTCTTGGGGCAGCTATACTTAGTGCCGGTGCTGGACTGTTGAGCGCTTTCTCACCAAATTACATAACATTCGTCACTTGTCGATTTTTTGCTGGGATTGGTTTAGCAGCTGGATACTTATTTACATCATGGTTCTTAGAGTTTGTCCCTACTTCAAACAGAGGTTCTTGGATGATGATTTTCTCAAGTTTCTGGACAGTTGGAACAATATTTGAAGCTTCTCTTGCATGG TTTGTCTTGCCAAGATGGGGATGGAGGTTGCTACTTGTGCTGTCTTCTGTGCCATATTTTCTTGTGCTTCTGTTTTACAAATGTGTACCCGAGTCTCCACGGTATCTAAGTGCAAAAGGTAGACTGAAAGAAGCACATGAAATTTTGGAGAAAGCAGCACAGCTTAACCGAATGAAACTTCCCTCTGATACCCTTGTTTCTGATCAAGTACAGAACTTGGATGAAGGATTGTCTCTTGTGGAAGAGACACAGTTGCTTTCCTCTTCGCAGAACGAACTACTTGAACCTAGAAATAGATGCCGGCCGCCAACCCTACTTTCACTcttttcacaaaaatatatcAGAACAACTCTTCTACTGTGGTTTTTATATTTTGCAAACACATTCTCATATTATGGCGTTATATTGCTGACTTCTCAGCTCAGCTCCATGACAAATAAATGCGGATCAATCACCTTCCTTTCAGTGGGAAGCCAGGATTCTCGCCTTTATATAAATGTCTTTCTTACAAGTTTGGCAG AGGTTCCTGGACTTGTTTTAGCAGCATTTATAGTGGACAGAGTCGGTCGCAAAGTCTCCATGGTGATCATGTTTACTCTAGGTTTCATACTCCTATTTCCACTAGTAGCCCAACAAAATGGAGTATTGACTACAGCTTTGTTGTTTGGAGCACGCATGTTTGTTTCAGCTACCTTTGAAGTTGCTTGTGTTTATGCCCCGGAG GTATATCCTACTGATATCAGAGCAAGTGCCGTCGGGCTTACAACTTCTATGGGAAGAATTGGTGGCATGCTATGCCCTCTTGTTGCCGTTGCGTTGGTCAGTGATTGCCATCAAACAGCAGCAGTTTTTCTGATCTTGGCAATGATATTTCTTTCAGCACTCTCTGTCGCATTTTTGCCATTTGAAACAGGGGGAAGAGACTTGTCTGAGTCCGTGCATCAGCCCGTAGTTGAATAG